TAAAGTATGTTGATTATATTCGAAGTCCTgtaaaagaaagaagataGACTACCGACGCAATGAAAAATTGACAAGTGGCGCCACTGAAGCGCCAGTTATTTGAAGAGCCTAAAAACTAAATAATCGAAAATCAGCCCATTCTTAAGATTCCCGCAGCCatcaatttttgaattccATTAGCAATTGTTGGATCCTGTATAACCTGTGTAAGAGTTGCAGGATTTTGTTTGAGCTGCTCTAGAACTAGTCTGAACTGAGGATCTGAAAGCAATGATTGTATTTCTGGATCCGCAAGCGCATGAGCTACCTGCTCCTCGTCGATTTGATCAGATGAAGATACCTGCTGTATCTTTGCCATTGTGTTTTTTAGCCCTTCATTACACTCTTTATTATCAGGGTCGCATTTTAGCCCCTCTTGATATGCATGAAGCGCTTTATGATACTCTTTTAAAAAGTAATGAATATTTCCTTTCCTAGACCAAGCTTTAGTAAACTTTGGGTCTAAATCGAGGGCCTTCTGCACATCTATTAGGGCAGATGGGTACTCTAATAGTTGCATGTAGCACGCTGCTCTGTTGCTATATAATCTGGAGTCGCTTGGATTACGTTTAATGGCCTCGTCATATTCTTTCTTAGCGGCTGggtaatttttttgtttaaataaatcatttcCTTCAATGCGATGTTTTTCTGCAAGTTCAGGATTAATGTATGCTTCCTTCTCTGCTTTCTCAATTAATCTCTCAAGTTCTTTAAGAGAAGTTCTTGTGTGCCTATTATTATCCTCTAACAGACTTTTCTCATACATTTCTTTTGCCTTCTGTAACTCGTTCATTTTAATGTAGCATGATGCCATCCTATTATATGCCTTAGCGACCTTTGTAAAGTCAGCTTT
The Cryptosporidium parvum Iowa II chromosome 2, whole genome shotgun sequence genome window above contains:
- a CDS encoding stress-induced protein sti1-like protein; translation: MTKTAEFYKNKGNELYKQKKFDEALVQYDLAIEIDPNDISFLTNKGAVYLEMGEYQKCLEVCMQALEKRFEVKADFTKVAKAYNRMASCYIKMNELQKAKEMYEKSLLEDNNRHTRTSLKELERLIEKAEKEAYINPELAEKHRIEGNDLFKQKNYPAAKKEYDEAIKRNPSDSRLYSNRAACYMQLLEYPSALIDVQKALDLDPKFTKAWSRKGNIHYFLKEYHKALHAYQEGLKCDPDNKECNEGLKNTMAKIQQVSSSDQIDEEQVAHALADPEIQSLLSDPQFRLVLEQLKQNPATLTQVIQDPTIANGIQKLMAAGILRMG